The Bacillus spongiae genome has a window encoding:
- a CDS encoding divergent PAP2 family protein, with protein MDLLLNFPLMASLMAIFFAQFIKVPIQYLATKKIDWSLLTSTGGMPSSHSAAVTALATGVAFETSLQSPIFAVAAVFAIIVMFDATGVRRQAGEQAIVLNQLVTDFQRFVVEAKMWQKKPEQDKRKELKELLGHKPNEVFIGGLTGIFLTILFRLYIWT; from the coding sequence ATGGATTTATTATTGAATTTTCCACTTATGGCTTCACTAATGGCTATCTTCTTTGCCCAATTTATTAAAGTCCCCATTCAATATCTCGCTACCAAGAAAATTGATTGGTCCCTTTTGACTTCTACGGGTGGAATGCCAAGTTCTCATTCGGCCGCAGTCACAGCATTAGCAACAGGCGTAGCATTCGAAACATCACTCCAATCACCCATCTTCGCAGTAGCAGCAGTCTTTGCCATTATTGTTATGTTTGATGCTACAGGCGTGCGTCGACAAGCGGGAGAGCAAGCAATTGTTTTAAATCAACTCGTCACTGATTTCCAACGTTTTGTAGTCGAAGCTAAAATGTGGCAAAAAAAACCTGAACAGGATAAACGAAAGGAACTAAAAGAGCTTCTTGGCCATAAGCCAAATGAAGTGTTTATCGGAGGATTAACAGGGATTTTCCTTACGATATTATTTCGTCTGTACATTTGGACATGA